A DNA window from Danio aesculapii chromosome 1, fDanAes4.1, whole genome shotgun sequence contains the following coding sequences:
- the mrpl16 gene encoding 39S ribosomal protein L16, mitochondrial — MFPVVKSVFLGIFRSSSQTGVLQKQMKLLSAGLKTYEIPPDFSHVVLPEKPKLKFMEKVPSLKQAKKEMKRLRDIQGPSKTATKFSQGEYGILALGGGFLHWGHIEMMRLTINRSIDPSSMFAVWRFQPPHKPITRKSLGQRMGGGKGAIDHYVTPIKCGRLVLEVGGHLELAQVEAVLKQVAKKLPFPAKVVSRESLALMYKEHAERVSNNQNPWSFQRIVRSNMLGIRKVLSPLDVHNHGRYTGKFFDPSRV, encoded by the exons ATGTTCCCAGTAGTGAAGAGTGTCTTTCTGGGAATTTTCCGGTCATCCAGTCAGACAG GTGTGCTGCAGAAACAGATGAAGCTGCTGTCGGCGGGGCTGAAGACTTATGAAATCCCTCCAGACTTCAGCC atgtggtTTTACCTGAGAAACCCAAACTCAAGTTCATGGAGAAAGTGCCGAGTCTGAAACAAGCCAAGAAGGAGATGAAGAGGCTGCGGGACATTCAGGGCCCGTCCAAAACAGCCACCAAATTCAGCCAGGGAGAGTACGGCATTCTg gctctGGGTGGTGGGTTCCTGCACTGGGGACACATAGAGATGATGCGTCTGACCATAAACCGCAGCATTGACCCCAGCAGCATGTTTGCGGTGTGGCGTTTCCAGCCTCCACACAAACCCATCACCAGGAAGAGTCTGGGTCAGCGCATGGGCGGAGGCAAGGGCGCCATCGACCACTACGTGACGCCCATCAAGTGCGGCCGGCTAGTGCTGGAGGTGGGGGGACACCTGGAGCTGGCACAGGTGGAGGCCGTGCTCAAACAAGTGGCCAAAAAACTGCCCTTCCCTGCTAAG gtgGTGAGCAGAGAGAGTCTGGCGTTGATGTATAAAGAACATGCTGAACGCGTCTCCAACAACCAGAATCCCTGGAGCTTTCAGAGGATCGTCCGCTCCAATATGCTGGGTATCCGAAAAGTGCTGAGCCCGCTGGACGTACACAACCACGGCAGATACACCGGCAAATTCTTCGACCCCAGCagggtgtag
- the si:ch73-41e3.7 gene encoding cotranscriptional regulator FAM172A homolog, with the protein MMSECPESSESEFPYSFSTDGRLRHTHTGEPYRFRFHPRDALQTETEQRRLCRFLTQHVYTLLQQNFQMRLEEHSSVFMTPGALEHAGCLLLLLQDRGTVQGGLWSWKITAHEGLETGSQIPYLRWALMEDYAVIIMNPNGDLHNKTPEEHVSAVWRRLVCVSAAQHVCVVAHGYGGLAFVDLLCCRMEEVQRRVTAVAFLDSSHSLWHQPLGKAGRDWLRCHSRTWILSTKALNRSVGSLKAGCTQISAGTQCHDSAPAVCMESVFRFFSKTIKPKAPPTPFEIITRSRSRSHDHNNNDKH; encoded by the exons ATGATGTCGGAGTGCCCAGAATCCAGTGAATCTGAGTTCCCGTACTCGTTCTCCACTGACGGCCGCcttcgacacacacacactggtgagCCATACCGGTTCCGCTTCCACCCACGAGACGCTCTGCAGACGGAAACGGAGCAGCGTAGACTGTGCAGATTCCTGACGCAGCACGTTTACACACTCCTACAGCAGAACTTTCAGATGCGTCTGGAGGAACACAGCTCTGTGTTCATGACCCCCGGAGCCCTGGAGCATGCTGGGTGTTTGCTGCTTCTCCTGCAGGACCGGGGAACGGTGCAAGGCGGACTCTGGAGCTGGAAGATCACGGCTCACGAGGGCTTGGAGACCGGTAGCCAGATCCCGTACTTGCGCTGGGCTCTGATGGAAGACTACGCTGTTATCATCATGAACCCTAATGGAGACCTGCACAACAAG ACGCCGGAGGAGCACGTGTCTGCAGTGTGGCGGCGTCTCGTGTGTGTGAGCGCGGcgcagcatgtgtgtgtggtgGCTCATGGATACGGAGGTCTGGCGTTTGTGGATCTGCTGTGCTGCCGGATGGAGGAGGTGCAGCGGCGGGTCACGGCTGTGGCTTTTCTGGACTCCAGTCACAGTCTGTGGCATCAGCCGCTGGGGAAAGCCGGACGAGACTGGCTCAG GTGTCACTCCAGGACGTGGATCTTGAGCACTAAAGCCCTGAACCGCTCGGTGGGCTCGCTGAAGGCCGGATGTACACAGATCTCTGCCGGGACTCAGTGTCACGACTCTGCGCCTGCCGTCTGCATGGAGTCTGTGTTTCGCTTCTTCAGCAAAACCATCAAACCCAAAGCTCCACCGACACCATTCGAGATCATCACCCGCAGCAGGAGCCGCTCACACGACCACAACAACAACGACAAACACTGA
- the txnl4b gene encoding thioredoxin-like protein 4B encodes MSFFLPKLSSKKDIDEAIKSVAEKVLVLRFGRDEDSVCLQIDEILSKTAHDLSNMASIYLVDVDSAPVYTRYFDISFIPSTVFFFNGQHMKVDYGSPDHTKFVGSFKSKQDFMDLVEVIYRGAMRGKLIVQSPIDPRNIPKYDLLYHDI; translated from the exons ATGAGCTTTTTCCTCCCTAAACTGTCGAGTAAAAAAGACATTGATGAGGCGATTAAGAGTGTCGCTGAGAAGGTTTTAGTGCTGCGCTTCGGCAGAGATGAAGATTCTGTGTGTTTGCAGATTGACGAGATT CTGTCAAAGACGGCTCATGATCTGAGTAACATGGCCAGTATTTATCTGGTGGATGTGGATTCAGCTCCGGTTTACACCAGATACTTCGACATCAGCTTCATTCCCTCCACCGTGTTCTTCTTCAACGGACAGCACATGAAAGTGGACTACGG ATCTCCAGATCACACTAAGTTTGTGGGAAGCTTCAAAAGCAAGCAGGACTTTATGGATCTGGTTGAAGTGATTTATCGAGGAGCCATGAGAGGAAAACTGATCGTCCAGAGCCCAATCGACCCCAGAAACATCCCCAAATATGACCTGCTGTACCACGACATCTAG
- the trmt10c gene encoding tRNA methyltransferase 10 homolog C, translating to MMFLRWCFPRVRRMCACQQITVRFFSSSRTLLKDDPQHEEKLDLDAWKSVMRSQALPEDPPHLQDSTSAASVLEAHRELVETWHHAGKLVPKVITDQQLQELSILTTKSSKKKYLKFLAIKEAQKINDKRKQEKKRAEREAEKLHDNNGKEEDEEERAAGLENTFMLRLRNNSIECAHNWRAAQAMRFDQPLVFDMSYDQQMSRHELENTVSQLLESEGFNRRVQEPFHLHFCSLQPGGAYHRELLRRYGDETWRRLLITHTERSPLELFPHQDLVYLTADSRSVLRTFDHTKVYIVGAMVDRSIRAGASLANAKRLKLATARLPLDEYLDWDCGAKNLTLDQMIRILTTVKQTGSWQKALEFVPKRKHKGFHQPSGDRRSQKNHRGAADRAPWWRQQKQHQQK from the exons ATGATGTTTCTGCGCTGGTGTTTCCCGCGGGTCAGACGGATGTGTGCGTGTCAGCAGATAACCGTCAGGTTCTTCAGCAGCAGCCGGACGCTCCTTAAAGATGACCCACAGCATGAGGAGAAGCTGGATCTGGACGCCTGGAAGTCTGTGATGAGATCTCAAGCTCTGCCGGAAGATCCTCCGCATCTGCAGGACTCGACATCGGCTGCGTCAGTGCTGGAGGCGCACCGAGAGCTGGTGGAGACCTGGCATCATGCCGGAAAG CTGGTGCCGAAGGTGATCACGGATCAGCAGCTGCAGGAACTCTCCATTCTCACCACTAAATCCTCCAAGAAGAAATACCTCAAATTCCTGGCCATCAAAGAGGCGCAGAAGATCAACGACAAGAGGAAGCAGGAGAAGAAGAGAGCTGAAAGAGAAGCGGAAAAACTCCATGATAATAATGGAAAAGAGGAGGACGAGGAGGAGCGAGCCGCAGGCCTGGAGAACACCTTCATGCTGAGGCTCCGCAACAACTCCATCGAGTGCGCACACAACTGGAGGGCG GCGCAGGCGATGCGCTTCGACCAGCCGCTGGTCTTCGACATGAGCTACGATCAGCAGATGAGCCGGCATGAGCTGGAGAATACGGTCAGTCAGCTGCTGGAGAGCGAAGGCTTTAACCGGCGGGTTCAGGAGCCGTTTCACCTGCACTTCTGCAGCCTGCAGCCGGGGGGAGCATACCACCGCGAGCTGCTGCGGAGATACGGGGACGAGACCTGGAGACGCCTGCTGATCACGCACACAGAGCGCTCGCCGCTGGAGCTGTTCCCACATCAGGACCTGGTGTACCTCACCGCAGACTCACGCTCCGTCCTGCGCACATTCGACCACACCAAG GTGTATATAGTGGGAGCTATGGTGGACCGCAGCATCCGCGCAGGAGCATCGCTGGCTAACGCTAAACGCCTGAAACTGGCCACGGCGCGCCTCCCGCTGGACGAGTATCTGGACTGGGATTGTGGAGCTAAAAATCTGACTCTGGATCAGATGATCCGCATTCTGACCACGGTGAAGCAGACGGGCAGCTGGCAGAAAGCGCTGGAGTTTGTGCCCAAGAGGAAACATAAAGGTTTCCATCAACCAAGCGGAGACCGGAGGAGCCAGAAAAACCACAGAGGAGCAGCAGACAGAGCCCCCTGGTGGAGGCAGCAGAAACAACACCAACAGAAATAA